One Peromyscus leucopus breed LL Stock chromosome 2, UCI_PerLeu_2.1, whole genome shotgun sequence DNA window includes the following coding sequences:
- the Fancg gene encoding LOW QUALITY PROTEIN: Fanconi anemia group G protein (The sequence of the model RefSeq protein was modified relative to this genomic sequence to represent the inferred CDS: inserted 1 base in 1 codon) gives MCSQILPALPQTSSSSLDLWREKNDWLVGQTRQLTGDSRPSLRRQQLAQDTLEGFRELLLTLQGLPAALPALPLELTVTCNYIILRASLAQGFAEDLIKDVQRGLERVMETQNQLEPKSQQGLQELWHSVLSASSLLPELLPTLHCLASLQAVLWMRTDHPGDLALLLQALSGSQTETSEDLLLLLKSWSPPAEKSDAPLILQDAQGLRDVLLTALACRQGLQELITGSLPRALDSLHEAASGLCPPSVLVQVYTALGTCLRKMGNPQRALLYLTAXLKVGTTCALPLLEASRIYRQLGDTAAELESLELLVEALSATHSPEMLRLLIEVELLLPQPDPASPLHCGTQSQAKHLLASRCLQTGRAGDAAEHYLDLLAVLLGASEPRVSPPTCSPGPCVPELCLEAAAALIQAGRAPDALTVCGELLSRTSCLLPKMSLWENARKRTEGLPYCPLWVSATHLLQGQAWSQLKAQKEALSEFSQCLELLFRVLPEDKEQGAGSSCEQKCRPDVVLKQLQVAALLSRGLEWAASGQDTKALSDFLLSVQICPGNRDGSFYLLQTLKRLKRKNEATAFWREAQTRAPREEATWSLPLYLETCLSWIHPPNCEALLEEFGTSLLESHDL, from the exons ATGTGCAGCCAGATCCTTCCAGCCCTCCCCCAAACATCTTCTAGTAGCCTGGACCTGTGGAGGGAAAAGAATGACTGGCTCGTTGGACAGACTAGG CAGCTGACTGGGGATTCTCGTCCGTCTTTGAGGCGACAGCAGTTGGCTCAAGACACACTGGAAGGGTTTAGGGAGCTCCTCCTCACTTTGCAAG GACTccctgctgctcttcctgctctccCCTTGGAGCTGACTGTCACCTGTAATTATATAATCCTGAGGGCTAGCCTGGCCCAGGGTTTCGCTGAAGACCTTATCAAGGATGTTCAAAGAGGCCTAGAgagag TGATGGAGACCCAGAATCAGCTGGAGCCAAAGTCACAGCAGGGACTCCAGGAGCTGTGGCACTCtgtcctttctgcttcctcccttctgccGGAGCTGCTACCTACCTTACACTGCCTGGCCAGccttcaagctgtcctctggatGAGGACTGACCACCCGGGGGACCTGGCCTTGCTCTTGCAAGCCCTCAGTGGCAGCCAG ACTGAGACCTCTGAGGACCTGCTACTGCTGCTAAAATCCTGGAGCCCTCCGGCTGAGAAGTCAGATGCCCCATTGATTCTGCAGGATGCTCAGGGGTTGCGGGATGTCCTTTTGACAGCACTTGCCTGCCGCCAAG GCCTCCAGGAGCTTATCACAGGCAGCCTACCCCGTGCACTGGACAGCTTGCATGAAGCAGCCTCAGGCCTGTGTCCACCATCTGTGTTAGTCCAGGTCTACACGGCGCTGGGGACCTGTCTCCGTAAGATG ggaaatccacagagagCGCTGTTGTACTTGACTG GCCTGAAGGTGGGAACAACCTGTGCCCTTCCTCTTCTGGAGGCTTCCAGAATATATCGACAGCTAGGAGACACAGCAGCCGAGCTGGAGAGTCTGGAGCTGCTGGTCGAG gCCTTGAGTGCCACTCATAGTCCCGAAATGCTCAGACTTCTCATTGAGGTGGAATTGCTGCTTCCACAACCTGACCCAGCCTCTCCTCTTCACTGTGGCACACAGAGCCAGGCCAAGCACCTGCTAGCAAGCCGATGTCTGCAGACAGGGAG GGCAGGAGACGCTGCGGAGCATTACTTGGACCTGCTGGCCGTGTTACTGGGTGCCTCAGAGCCGAGG gtcTCCCCGCCCACCTGCTCTCCGGGGCCTTGTGTACCAGAGTTGTGTCTGGAGGCGGCGGCAGCGCTGATCCAGGCAGGCCGAGCCCCAGACGCTTTGACTGTATGCGGGGAGCTGCTCAGCCGAACTTCATGTCTGCTTCCCAAGATGTCCTTGTGGGAAAATGCCAGAAAGAGAACCGAAGGACTGCCATACTGCCCACTCTGGGTCTCTGCTACCCACCTGCTTCAGGGCCAGGCCTGGTCACAACTAAAGGCTCAAAAAGAGGCACTTAGTGAGTTTAGCCA GTGCCTTGAGCTGCTCTTTCGGGTCCTGCCTGAGGACAAAGAACAag GTGCAGGCTCCAGCTGTGAGCAGAAGTGTAGGCCTGATGTGGTACTGAAACAGCTTCAAGTAGCTGCTCTGCTTAGTCGTGGGCTAGAATGGGCAGCCAGTGGCCAGGATACCAAAGCCTTAAGTGACTTCCTCCTTAGTGTGCAGATATGCCCAG GCAATAGAGATGGCTCCTTTTACCTACTTCAGACTCTGAAAAGATTGAAACGGAAGAATGAGGCCACTGCTTTCTGGCGGGAGGCCCAAACTCGAGCACCACGGGAAGAAGCTACCTG GTCTCTTCCACTGTATTTAGAAACCTGTTTGAGCTGGATCCATCCCCCTAACTGTGAAGCTCTCCTTGAGGAGTTTGGAACATCTCTGCTGGAGTCTCATGACCTGTAG